One Pullulanibacillus sp. KACC 23026 DNA segment encodes these proteins:
- a CDS encoding class I SAM-dependent methyltransferase, protein MEYKGSSVYDHEDFFTNYMKRRDRKDSPNKAIESPIIFELIGDFKNKTFLDLGCGDASFGKELLKQGAGFYNGIEGSEKMVKAAELNLAKENGTIHHETMESYSYPANQYDMVTSRFAIHYVSDIDILFRNVHKTLKDNGKFVFSVQHPLTTSSFLSKQTGDRRGNWIVDDYFLEGVRKEPWINQMVVKYHRSIERYFKALTEAGFSVVDLREGTPKREYFSSDEEFKRRQRIPVVLVFSCVK, encoded by the coding sequence ATGGAATATAAGGGTTCGAGCGTTTATGACCATGAGGACTTTTTTACAAATTATATGAAACGAAGAGATCGAAAGGATAGCCCTAATAAAGCTATCGAAAGCCCTATTATTTTTGAACTCATCGGTGATTTTAAGAATAAAACTTTCCTAGACTTAGGGTGCGGGGATGCTTCGTTTGGCAAAGAGCTGCTCAAACAAGGTGCTGGTTTCTACAATGGGATAGAAGGTTCTGAAAAGATGGTAAAAGCCGCAGAACTTAATCTAGCTAAGGAGAACGGTACGATTCATCATGAAACAATGGAATCCTACAGCTACCCTGCCAATCAATATGACATGGTCACTTCCCGTTTTGCGATACACTATGTTTCAGATATTGATATATTGTTCCGCAATGTACATAAAACATTAAAAGATAATGGAAAGTTTGTATTTAGTGTTCAGCATCCTCTTACGACTTCCTCCTTTCTAAGCAAACAAACAGGAGATAGGAGGGGGAACTGGATAGTGGATGATTATTTTCTTGAAGGCGTTCGGAAAGAGCCTTGGATCAATCAGATGGTCGTAAAATATCATCGATCAATTGAGCGCTACTTCAAGGCACTTACCGAAGCTGGTTTTTCCGTTGTTGATTTGCGAGAAGGAACACCGAAACGAGAATACTTTAGCAGTGACGAAGAGTTCAAAAGAAGACAGAGAATTCCAGTTGTATTGGTTTTTTCGTGTGTGAAATAA
- a CDS encoding GNAT family N-acetyltransferase: MKHVYLSTPSTEFQNEYLSFYREWVDSGEEMIPWVISKDPSDFQGMVQSLLDAENGDDLPDGWVPASTYWLMDEEQQVIGAVNIRHRLTDDLRNAGGHIGYGIRPSERRKGYATQLLALSLEKAKELGIERVLVVCDETNTGSEKTIRNNGGIQDTNYTEENGNVVLRFWIHV, from the coding sequence ATGAAGCATGTCTATCTGTCAACGCCATCTACTGAGTTTCAGAATGAGTATTTGTCGTTTTATCGGGAGTGGGTTGATAGCGGAGAAGAGATGATACCTTGGGTGATTTCCAAAGATCCATCCGATTTTCAAGGAATGGTTCAATCTCTGTTGGATGCTGAGAATGGAGATGATTTGCCCGATGGCTGGGTTCCTGCTTCTACATACTGGTTGATGGACGAAGAACAACAGGTTATCGGAGCGGTTAATATTCGTCACCGTCTCACAGACGATTTGCGTAACGCAGGAGGGCACATTGGGTATGGAATTAGACCTTCAGAAAGGCGAAAAGGATATGCCACCCAACTGTTAGCACTGTCATTAGAAAAGGCAAAGGAATTAGGTATTGAAAGAGTCTTAGTCGTTTGTGATGAGACGAATACAGGCTCCGAGAAAACAATACGCAATAACGGTGGCATTCAGGATACCAACTACACCGAGGAAAACGGTAATGTCGTTCTGCGATTTTGGATACACGTGTAA
- a CDS encoding alpha/beta hydrolase → MNSIGTNKEEFFINVKDFKLHVNLFGKKTNKPTVVMEAGYGDYSEVWKEIAPEIAKITQVVLYDRAGLGKSEKSSNQRTSDQMVNELKELLTNMEIDPPYILVGHSFGGVNMRLYATEYPNEVNGLVLIDSTHEDYRDRFLPTMSVEFQDAYKKQFIYEGNYDEFMFSLELVKEKRSKLDVPLVVISAGKKAHYSTHSQELWNEMQQELLSISSKGEFIIAKNSAHYIQNDEPMVVIDAIKRLLV, encoded by the coding sequence ATGAATAGCATTGGAACAAATAAAGAAGAATTCTTTATTAATGTAAAAGACTTTAAACTTCACGTTAATTTATTCGGAAAAAAGACAAATAAACCAACAGTGGTGATGGAGGCTGGTTATGGAGACTATTCAGAAGTGTGGAAAGAAATTGCTCCTGAAATAGCTAAGATCACTCAAGTTGTTTTATATGATAGAGCTGGATTAGGTAAGAGTGAAAAGAGTTCTAATCAAAGAACGAGTGACCAAATGGTAAATGAATTAAAAGAGTTGCTTACAAATATGGAAATAGATCCACCTTATATATTGGTTGGTCACTCATTTGGCGGTGTGAATATGAGGTTATATGCCACTGAGTATCCAAATGAAGTAAATGGATTAGTCTTAATAGATTCTACACACGAAGATTATAGAGATAGATTTCTTCCTACAATGTCAGTTGAGTTTCAGGATGCTTATAAAAAGCAGTTTATTTATGAAGGTAATTATGATGAATTTATGTTTAGTTTAGAACTGGTCAAGGAAAAAAGAAGCAAACTTGATGTTCCTTTGGTTGTTATTTCAGCAGGTAAAAAAGCTCACTATTCAACACATTCGCAAGAACTTTGGAATGAGATGCAACAGGAGTTACTTAGCATTTCTTCAAAAGGTGAGTTTATAATTGCTAAAAATAGTGCTCATTATATTCAAAATGATGAACCAATGGTTGTTATTGATGCAATAAAACGATTATTAGTGTAG
- a CDS encoding DUF5412 family protein: MGKRYNLLSFYLILVCLALVLYSLYSIMNNTWLIAPPNYVLLLMSLLTLVLGAFGFKDKRNWLVKIRSWLTLIVSSLTSIGLLLILLISFLFPNEYIKTIGPSDNSYSIDFYRWDMGAAGTFGILGELNGPLWFKKRIYNEVRTENVKVKWENNSKVSINNHILNLNHGDTYGYK, encoded by the coding sequence GTGGGGAAAAGATACAACTTATTGTCCTTTTATTTAATACTTGTTTGCTTAGCATTGGTATTATATTCATTGTATTCCATTATGAACAACACTTGGTTAATTGCACCGCCCAATTATGTATTACTGCTAATGAGTTTGTTAACTTTAGTTTTAGGGGCTTTTGGCTTTAAAGATAAAAGAAACTGGCTAGTTAAAATAAGAAGTTGGCTTACATTAATAGTGTCATCTCTAACATCTATCGGGTTACTTTTGATTCTATTAATTTCGTTTTTATTTCCAAATGAATACATTAAAACAATAGGCCCGTCTGATAATAGTTATTCAATTGATTTTTATCGGTGGGATATGGGAGCGGCAGGAACATTTGGGATATTAGGTGAACTTAATGGACCACTATGGTTTAAGAAAAGGATTTATAACGAAGTACGAACGGAAAACGTGAAAGTTAAATGGGAAAATAATAGTAAGGTGTCCATTAATAATCATATCCTAAATTTAAATCACGGAGATACCTATGGCTACAAATAA
- a CDS encoding NUDIX domain-containing protein — protein MTRYFEVPIRCTGVATVLLKKVENEYKVLLLKRATSVLKDVWCYIGGSIEAGEKAWEAALREVKEETGISRVLLYTSNKFDQIYSPKENYIYVAPVFVGFVEESQEVTLNYEHSDFRWLSFSEAIATVTLPGNDEVLMSIEKHFANRQPSEYLRIEH, from the coding sequence ATGACTAGGTATTTTGAAGTTCCTATAAGATGTACTGGTGTAGCAACTGTCCTTTTAAAAAAGGTGGAGAATGAATACAAAGTTTTACTTCTAAAAAGAGCTACTTCAGTTCTAAAGGATGTTTGGTGTTATATCGGAGGCAGTATTGAAGCAGGTGAAAAGGCTTGGGAAGCAGCTTTAAGAGAGGTTAAAGAAGAAACAGGAATTTCAAGAGTTTTATTATACACATCTAATAAGTTTGACCAAATATATTCACCAAAAGAGAATTATATCTATGTTGCTCCTGTTTTTGTTGGGTTTGTTGAAGAATCACAAGAAGTAACATTAAATTATGAACACAGTGATTTTAGGTGGTTATCTTTTAGTGAAGCCATAGCGACAGTAACATTACCTGGAAATGATGAAGTTCTAATGTCTATTGAAAAGCATTTTGCAAATAGGCAGCCTTCTGAGTATTTGCGGATTGAGCATTAA
- a CDS encoding PadR family transcriptional regulator: MRKELLKGSVDILLLSELSHQDKYGFEITQGIKKKSNDAYTMSEGTLYSALKRLEQKGYLESYWGDEESLGGRRKYYHITQKGLLQLDQQVQEWKEVNKLIQLCTGVN; the protein is encoded by the coding sequence ATGCGAAAGGAGCTATTGAAAGGAAGCGTTGATATTTTGCTTCTCTCTGAACTTAGTCATCAAGATAAGTATGGCTTTGAAATAACACAAGGAATAAAGAAGAAAAGCAATGATGCTTATACAATGAGTGAAGGCACACTTTATTCAGCTTTAAAACGACTGGAACAAAAAGGTTATCTGGAGTCCTACTGGGGGGATGAAGAGAGTCTTGGAGGAAGAAGGAAATACTACCACATCACGCAAAAAGGGTTATTACAACTCGATCAACAAGTCCAAGAATGGAAGGAAGTAAACAAATTAATTCAATTGTGTACGGGGGTGAATTGA
- a CDS encoding HAD-IA family hydrolase gives MIKAAIFDLDGTLLNRDESLRNYINNQYERLTNHLGHIPKEKYVERFIELDCRGYVWKDKVYRQLVDELNIVGITPDELLQDYLAEFKNHCVPFDHLNQMLEELKHSNLYLGMITNGYGQFQMDNIKALGIEDYFDVILVSEWEGVKKPNPELFYRALKKLGLSANECIFMGDHPDTDIKASQNVGMKAFWKKDHQWNDVEADFIINDLSEVPTIIRDLNKQPILQDKKRI, from the coding sequence ATGATTAAAGCTGCTATTTTTGATTTAGATGGGACATTGCTAAATAGGGATGAATCATTAAGGAACTATATTAATAATCAATATGAGAGATTAACTAATCATTTAGGACATATCCCAAAAGAAAAGTATGTGGAAAGATTTATAGAATTGGATTGTAGAGGGTATGTTTGGAAAGATAAAGTTTATCGGCAGCTCGTTGATGAACTTAACATTGTTGGAATAACCCCAGATGAGTTGCTTCAGGATTACCTTGCTGAATTTAAGAATCATTGTGTTCCATTTGATCACCTTAATCAAATGCTGGAGGAACTAAAACATAGTAATCTTTATTTAGGGATGATTACGAATGGGTATGGCCAATTTCAGATGGATAATATAAAGGCTTTGGGCATTGAAGACTACTTTGATGTGATATTGGTGTCCGAATGGGAAGGAGTAAAAAAACCAAACCCTGAACTATTTTACAGAGCTCTCAAGAAACTTGGTTTATCGGCTAATGAGTGCATTTTTATGGGAGACCATCCTGATACGGACATTAAGGCTTCTCAAAATGTAGGTATGAAGGCCTTTTGGAAAAAGGATCATCAATGGAATGATGTAGAGGCAGACTTCATTATTAATGATTTATCAGAAGTACCTACAATTATTAGGGATTTGAACAAACAACCAATCTTACAAGATAAAAAAAGAATTTGA
- a CDS encoding GNAT family N-acetyltransferase, which produces MSFSEKPIKAIEIIKLYDLAGWWEEREEQEIEKMLGSEVSVGAWKDEVLIGFARAVTDGKFRAYIEDVVIHNDYQKQGIGLKPISRLLDELTHIDIISLFCEEELIPFYEKNGFDFSKSQFVLHRKAGNN; this is translated from the coding sequence ATGAGTTTCTCTGAAAAACCTATTAAGGCCATTGAAATTATAAAACTTTATGATCTTGCAGGCTGGTGGGAAGAAAGAGAAGAACAAGAGATTGAAAAAATGCTCGGAAGTGAAGTGTCAGTCGGAGCATGGAAAGATGAAGTTCTAATAGGATTTGCAAGGGCCGTTACAGACGGGAAATTTAGGGCCTACATTGAAGATGTTGTCATACATAATGACTATCAAAAACAAGGAATTGGTCTTAAACCTATATCACGATTATTGGATGAACTTACACACATAGATATAATTAGTTTGTTTTGTGAAGAAGAATTAATTCCATTTTATGAGAAAAATGGCTTCGATTTCAGTAAATCCCAGTTTGTTTTACATAGAAAAGCAGGAAATAATTAG
- a CDS encoding DUF5412 family protein produces MGNSNKWKALNLWGCILTMGSILLAIYSYCSFRFFFIWNVSPSRIYILYLAAIALVLGIIGVKSPRNKIRSVFTILLSLGLIFILLLSITFFKMTKMETTQSPNKQYQVSFYSIDAGAGASPVFIGYIDGPLWFKKRIYEAGIKDAPIKVDWKNDFTIVVNDHPFNLKQGQIYYH; encoded by the coding sequence ATGGGGAATTCTAATAAATGGAAAGCGCTTAACCTTTGGGGTTGTATACTCACAATGGGAAGTATTTTACTTGCGATTTATTCGTATTGTTCTTTTCGATTTTTCTTCATATGGAATGTTTCACCGTCTCGGATTTATATCCTTTATTTAGCCGCAATAGCGCTTGTTTTAGGGATCATAGGAGTCAAAAGTCCTAGAAATAAAATAAGAAGTGTATTTACTATTTTATTGTCTCTTGGACTAATTTTTATTCTACTTTTGTCAATAACTTTTTTCAAAATGACAAAAATGGAAACAACACAGTCTCCTAATAAACAATACCAGGTTTCTTTTTATTCAATAGATGCAGGAGCAGGTGCTTCACCTGTATTTATAGGTTACATTGATGGACCACTATGGTTTAAGAAACGGATTTATGAAGCAGGTATAAAAGATGCGCCCATTAAAGTTGATTGGAAAAATGATTTTACTATCGTAGTAAATGATCATCCATTTAATTTGAAACAGGGACAGATATACTATCATTAA
- a CDS encoding VanZ family protein has translation MSAIEFYLKELLNGVDMDKATKQDLYDEFYNHLTLAKLNYMKEGMFEEDAEKKCIKEFGDSKTIGKQLQKDMFPKKYFARMVSWGLFIPYIMTILFKLFIGCIIYNVPTKNFTTQRYQNYHWMFSHDTPTYNLIPFKTILNSNLANFWWGNYHFATFKFLFGNIAFFIPLSIFLLALFPFFRKKRNLFVFVTVLLVGIEFIQLFTSTGMVNIDNVILRMIGVTLGVFLYEKTRIVQISFGKKIKDFV, from the coding sequence ATGTCAGCTATTGAATTTTACTTAAAAGAATTGTTAAACGGCGTTGACATGGACAAGGCAACAAAGCAGGATTTATATGATGAATTTTATAATCATTTAACGCTGGCAAAATTAAATTATATGAAAGAGGGAATGTTTGAGGAAGACGCAGAGAAAAAGTGCATCAAAGAATTTGGAGATAGTAAAACTATTGGAAAGCAATTACAAAAGGATATGTTTCCCAAGAAGTATTTTGCTCGCATGGTGTCTTGGGGCCTGTTTATTCCTTACATAATGACAATCTTATTTAAACTTTTTATCGGTTGTATTATATACAACGTCCCTACAAAAAATTTTACAACCCAAAGGTACCAAAATTATCATTGGATGTTTTCACATGATACACCTACATATAATCTAATACCCTTTAAGACTATTTTAAATAGCAATTTAGCTAATTTTTGGTGGGGGAATTATCATTTTGCTACATTTAAATTTTTATTTGGTAATATAGCCTTTTTCATTCCGTTGAGTATTTTCCTATTAGCTTTATTTCCATTTTTTCGTAAAAAGAGGAATTTGTTTGTTTTTGTAACTGTGTTATTAGTTGGGATTGAATTTATCCAACTTTTCACTTCTACGGGAATGGTTAATATTGATAATGTTATTTTAAGAATGATTGGTGTTACTTTGGGAGTTTTTCTTTATGAAAAAACTCGAATTGTTCAGATTAGCTTTGGCAAAAAGATTAAAGATTTTGTTTAA
- a CDS encoding aldo/keto reductase yields MSNQSLSAAKAGSFIIGGDLPIHRLGFGVMRLVGPGVWGEPCDREEAIRVLRRSIELGVNFIDTADAYGPFVADLLIRHALYPYASDLIIASKVGLTRTGPNQMQVLGRPEYLRQQTELNLRNLGLEQIDLLQLHRIDPKVPLAEQIGELALLKEEGKIRHIGLCEVNVEQLKAANAIAPIVSVQNRFNLFDRNAEPLLEYAEANGIAFIPWHPLATGVLARDGGPLDDLSAKLSTKPSQLALAWLLKRSKVILPIPGTSSIDHLEENIAATNVELSDEDFLLLSNAI; encoded by the coding sequence ATGTCCAATCAATCACTTTCTGCTGCAAAGGCAGGATCCTTTATAATAGGCGGAGATCTTCCAATCCATAGATTGGGATTTGGTGTTATGCGGTTAGTAGGTCCTGGAGTATGGGGGGAACCCTGTGATCGGGAGGAAGCCATTCGTGTGCTCCGTCGTTCCATCGAGTTAGGTGTAAATTTCATCGATACTGCCGATGCTTACGGCCCATTTGTTGCCGACCTTCTAATCAGGCATGCTCTCTATCCTTATGCGAGTGACTTAATCATCGCATCTAAAGTCGGATTGACGCGCACGGGCCCAAATCAAATGCAGGTGCTTGGACGCCCGGAATATCTAAGGCAGCAGACGGAACTCAATTTACGCAATCTTGGCTTAGAACAGATTGATCTTTTGCAGCTTCATCGCATTGACCCGAAAGTTCCACTAGCTGAGCAAATTGGTGAATTAGCCTTGCTCAAGGAGGAAGGAAAGATTCGTCATATCGGACTATGTGAAGTCAATGTTGAGCAATTGAAAGCTGCAAATGCGATTGCCCCAATCGTCTCGGTTCAGAATCGGTTTAATTTATTTGATAGGAATGCCGAGCCTTTGTTGGAGTATGCTGAAGCCAATGGAATTGCGTTCATACCATGGCATCCCCTTGCAACTGGAGTCTTAGCTAGGGATGGCGGGCCACTTGATGACTTATCCGCAAAGCTTAGTACCAAACCGTCTCAATTAGCACTCGCCTGGTTACTAAAACGCTCAAAAGTGATACTGCCGATTCCTGGTACGTCTTCAATCGACCATTTAGAGGAGAATATTGCTGCAACAAACGTCGAGCTTAGTGACGAAGATTTTCTATTACTTTCGAACGCCATATAA
- a CDS encoding HAD hydrolase-like protein: MDGTLFQTNKILEISLEDTFNHLRSLNKWDTVTPIDKYRQIMGVPLPKVWETLLPYHSIEEREQTDAYFLERLIENIRDGKGALYPNVKEIFTFIKEHNCSIYIASNGLSQYLKTIVYYYNLDNWVTETFSIQQIDSLNKSDLVRSILDKYEITNGAVVGDRLSDINAAKANGLVAIGCNFDFAKDDELSQADLVIDDLNELKTILPKLKVHN; encoded by the coding sequence ATGGATGGAACACTTTTTCAAACTAATAAAATTTTAGAAATATCACTTGAAGACACATTTAACCATTTACGATCACTTAATAAATGGGATACTGTAACACCTATTGATAAATATCGCCAAATTATGGGTGTGCCTTTACCAAAAGTATGGGAAACCTTGCTACCCTATCATTCCATTGAAGAAAGGGAACAAACGGATGCTTATTTTCTAGAAAGATTAATAGAAAATATAAGAGATGGGAAAGGGGCTTTATATCCTAATGTAAAGGAAATCTTTACTTTTATAAAAGAACATAATTGTTCAATTTACATAGCCAGTAATGGTTTATCTCAGTATCTGAAAACCATTGTCTATTATTATAATTTGGATAATTGGGTCACTGAAACATTTAGTATTCAACAAATCGATTCGTTAAATAAATCAGATTTAGTTCGAAGTATTTTGGATAAGTATGAAATAACTAATGGGGCGGTAGTTGGAGACCGCTTATCTGATATTAATGCAGCGAAAGCTAATGGATTAGTTGCAATTGGATGCAATTTCGATTTTGCAAAAGATGATGAACTTTCTCAGGCTGATCTTGTAATAGATGACTTAAATGAATTAAAGACAATTTTACCTAAATTAAAAGTACACAATTAA
- a CDS encoding MerR family transcriptional regulator: protein MVVTFSIAEISKRTGLNYDTIRYYIKIGLLPPAEKKKNGKREYSEVHLERLLFIRHLKRTQMPLKEIERYLTLASERNYKSCFDILHEQKHKIELQIKELQETLDVVSDKLDRYQDVVKRTEISRFTKDIE from the coding sequence TTGGTAGTCACATTTTCAATTGCTGAAATTTCCAAACGAACTGGGCTCAACTATGACACAATCCGTTATTATATTAAGATTGGGCTTCTGCCCCCTGCGGAGAAAAAGAAAAATGGAAAGCGAGAATATAGTGAGGTCCATCTCGAAAGGTTATTGTTCATTCGTCATTTAAAACGGACCCAGATGCCACTCAAAGAAATTGAACGATATTTGACTTTAGCATCAGAACGAAACTATAAGAGTTGCTTCGATATTCTCCATGAACAGAAGCATAAGATAGAATTGCAGATTAAGGAACTGCAAGAAACATTGGATGTCGTGTCTGATAAACTTGATCGATACCAAGATGTAGTAAAACGAACCGAAATTAGCCGTTTTACTAAGGACATTGAGTAA